The Streptomyces sp. NBC_01775 genome includes a region encoding these proteins:
- a CDS encoding tyrosine-type recombinase/integrase — MRSNGPRSGQDLVGRLTVGDWLNQWLAGKRIRKSGVSRYETDIRVHLKPRIGHHRLDRLRVSHLSEMFTAISDANAEILEQNAQRRTAVDELAQVPWKGLENRARRKSMKAAIDAMPPFRRVTGPATRLRVKATLRAALNDAIAQQIITFNPAAHVEIDPVRKPKALVWTHERVAKWRQTGEKPSSVMVWTPEQTGAFLDFVAEDRLYAMWHLIAFRGLRRGEACGQPWSETNLDTRFLTVSSQLVQEGWDVESSDPKTDSGYRVIALDDDTVEVLKRHRERQGADREQWASAWVDTGLVFTQEDGSWLHPGKVSDLFERLVVASGLPPIRLHDLRHGAATFVLAAGVDVKVVSDTLGHSDTRITRDIYQSVLPQVGKNAAEATAKLVPLQRKAEEKARKAEEETARKAAKKAKRTKKAQSDGKKRDKRKKPTK, encoded by the coding sequence GTGCGCAGCAATGGCCCCAGGTCGGGCCAGGACCTGGTCGGCCGTCTTACGGTCGGTGACTGGCTCAACCAGTGGCTCGCCGGCAAGCGCATCCGCAAGTCCGGGGTCAGCCGCTACGAGACCGACATCCGCGTGCACTTGAAGCCACGGATCGGTCATCACCGGCTCGACCGCCTGCGCGTGAGCCACCTCAGCGAGATGTTCACAGCTATCTCGGACGCCAATGCCGAGATCCTGGAGCAGAACGCCCAGCGCAGGACCGCCGTCGATGAGCTGGCCCAGGTGCCGTGGAAGGGCCTGGAGAACCGCGCCCGGCGCAAGTCGATGAAGGCGGCGATCGACGCCATGCCGCCCTTCCGCCGTGTCACGGGGCCTGCCACCCGGCTACGAGTCAAGGCCACACTGCGGGCAGCGTTGAACGACGCGATCGCACAGCAGATCATCACCTTCAACCCAGCGGCTCACGTCGAGATCGACCCCGTCCGCAAACCCAAAGCCCTGGTGTGGACGCACGAACGCGTCGCGAAATGGCGACAGACCGGCGAGAAGCCGTCTTCCGTCATGGTGTGGACGCCGGAGCAGACCGGCGCCTTCCTCGACTTCGTCGCGGAGGACCGGCTGTACGCCATGTGGCACCTGATCGCCTTCCGTGGCCTGCGGCGGGGTGAGGCGTGCGGGCAGCCGTGGTCGGAGACCAATCTCGACACCCGTTTCCTCACCGTCTCCTCCCAGCTCGTCCAGGAGGGCTGGGACGTCGAGTCCTCTGACCCGAAAACGGACAGCGGCTACCGCGTCATCGCCCTCGACGACGACACGGTCGAGGTTCTGAAGCGCCACCGCGAACGCCAGGGCGCGGACCGCGAGCAGTGGGCCTCGGCCTGGGTCGACACCGGTCTCGTCTTCACCCAGGAGGACGGCTCGTGGCTGCACCCCGGCAAGGTCAGCGACCTCTTCGAACGGCTCGTCGTCGCATCGGGCCTTCCGCCCATCCGACTGCACGACCTCCGGCACGGCGCGGCCACCTTCGTGCTCGCGGCCGGCGTAGACGTGAAGGTCGTCTCGGACACGCTCGGGCACAGCGACACCCGGATCACGCGGGACATCTACCAAAGCGTCCTGCCCCAGGTCGGCAAGAACGCCGCCGAGGCGACGGCGAAGTTGGTCCCGCTGCAGCGTAAGGCGGAGGAGAAAGCACGTAAGGCCGAGGAGGAAACGGCCCGCAAGGCGGCCAAGAAGGCTAAACGGACGAAGAAGGCACAGTCCGACGGCAAGAAGAGGGATAAGAGGAAGAAGCCCACAAAGTAG
- a CDS encoding DUF6615 family protein, with the protein MLRGEGELARCTCGQRINRNDTFCRLCGTRTSMVGSLCGTLSRRAELTFEALAAEHRRGWPSSEVTHTEENLRAIDRAHADRVAIRPFTSDEERANGADWEWWFHSGDMGFGMRVQAKRANRNGGYDLRYRPDGDRYQSDLLIEDAVKAGCISVYVFYNHLNWPQSRSGKPWMGCEHGPFAEGQLGCTIVSALVVKRTLVGARTSSRYVKDRSRPWNRVLCDGSASGAPSLDTAYQRVLHLHRMALVELERGAGSADASPTVARLPTRSDLSAEPSGAERSRAERSAINVLVRTA; encoded by the coding sequence ATGTTGAGAGGTGAAGGCGAGTTGGCGCGCTGCACTTGTGGCCAGCGGATCAACAGGAATGACACCTTTTGTCGCCTCTGTGGCACGCGCACATCTATGGTCGGCTCACTCTGCGGAACCCTCAGTCGACGCGCCGAGTTGACCTTTGAGGCGTTGGCTGCCGAGCACCGTAGAGGCTGGCCGTCGAGTGAAGTGACACATACTGAGGAGAATCTCCGGGCCATCGACCGAGCCCATGCAGATCGGGTAGCGATCCGACCGTTCACGAGTGACGAGGAACGCGCGAACGGCGCGGACTGGGAGTGGTGGTTTCACTCTGGAGACATGGGGTTTGGTATGCGCGTCCAAGCGAAGCGTGCCAACCGAAATGGTGGATACGACCTGCGATACCGGCCTGATGGCGACAGGTACCAGAGCGACCTTCTGATCGAAGATGCTGTGAAGGCAGGCTGTATTTCAGTCTATGTCTTCTACAACCACCTCAACTGGCCGCAGAGCCGATCTGGTAAGCCGTGGATGGGTTGCGAACATGGCCCCTTCGCTGAGGGGCAGCTGGGTTGCACCATAGTGTCGGCGCTGGTTGTCAAGCGGACCCTGGTGGGAGCGCGTACAAGCTCGCGATACGTGAAGGATCGCAGTCGCCCTTGGAACCGCGTCCTGTGCGACGGGAGCGCATCAGGCGCGCCAAGCCTGGACACCGCTTACCAGAGAGTGCTGCACCTGCATCGGATGGCTCTTGTGGAGCTTGAGCGGGGTGCGGGGTCCGCGGACGCCTCTCCAACAGTGGCCAGGCTTCCGACCCGGTCTGACCTGTCGGCGGAGCCGAGCGGAGCCGAGCGGAGCCGAGCGGAGCGGAGCGCTATCAACGTATTGGTGAGGACGGCCTGA
- a CDS encoding protein NO VEIN domain-containing protein, which yields MSVNKWWSHDPNERYWLEITNREDIGVNLLAPQLNDRGEEYWSYALVREVRPGDLVLHWDKNHGPGVVGYSHVRGEAFASTITWQSRGTYGRQRGTSGPEPAWQAPLGGYRRLKRPVTQARLREIEPRIHALRDRLTDSVAGPLYFPFVFSSTRPLRAAQGYLTKLPRSLVETLPELLELRQTAISEPSEPEVLIPHSSPTRKTRGPSGYGRQHDAKQRKAVERYAMDLVLNHYSSRGYQIEDVGDHSPWDITVRRDGTESHIEVKGSTTSREAIDLTEGEVRHAEGVPTCLIVIDQIEVDDDLRCGGGRWRTWADWLPKREELVATAYRYPLPDGSHAGSPPA from the coding sequence GTGTCCGTAAACAAGTGGTGGAGCCACGACCCGAACGAGCGCTACTGGCTTGAGATCACGAACCGCGAAGACATCGGTGTGAATCTGCTCGCACCGCAGCTCAACGACCGGGGCGAAGAGTACTGGTCTTACGCGCTTGTTCGTGAAGTACGCCCCGGTGATCTCGTGCTGCATTGGGATAAGAACCACGGGCCCGGAGTCGTCGGCTACTCCCATGTTCGGGGCGAGGCGTTCGCATCGACCATCACCTGGCAGAGCCGGGGGACCTACGGCCGACAGCGAGGTACATCAGGCCCAGAGCCAGCCTGGCAAGCGCCTCTTGGCGGGTACCGGCGGTTGAAGCGTCCGGTCACGCAGGCGCGCCTGCGTGAGATCGAGCCACGCATCCATGCCCTGCGGGATCGCCTCACCGACTCGGTCGCAGGGCCGCTCTACTTCCCCTTCGTCTTCTCAAGCACGAGACCGCTCCGTGCTGCGCAGGGGTATCTGACCAAGCTCCCCCGCTCACTGGTGGAGACGCTTCCTGAGTTGCTAGAGCTGCGCCAGACCGCGATCTCTGAGCCCAGCGAGCCGGAAGTGCTTATTCCACACTCCTCGCCAACGCGTAAGACCCGCGGGCCTAGCGGATACGGCCGACAGCACGACGCCAAGCAGCGAAAGGCAGTCGAGCGCTATGCGATGGACCTTGTACTCAATCACTACAGCTCACGGGGCTATCAGATTGAGGACGTGGGCGACCATTCTCCATGGGACATCACCGTGCGCAGAGACGGGACTGAGTCACACATAGAGGTAAAGGGCAGCACTACCAGCCGCGAAGCCATCGACCTGACCGAAGGAGAAGTGCGTCACGCTGAAGGCGTGCCGACCTGCCTCATAGTCATAGATCAGATCGAAGTCGATGACGACCTCCGTTGCGGCGGCGGGCGCTGGCGAACGTGGGCCGACTGGCTACCGAAGCGCGAAGAGCTCGTCGCTACCGCATACCGCTACCCACTTCCTGATGGATCCCACGCCGGCAGTCCTCCGGCATGA
- a CDS encoding HNH endonuclease — protein MSDGVRRTSLVKVAEFVASRGIGNKFSKLDLFEAVPDVSQADRRMRELRPMGWIIDNYKVNPNLKPDEYLVRELGTRVDLGEAAPKTIRKNITGPKRRRVLERDGHMCQVCGIRAGQVFPDAPERGAIMTIGHIIPVKRGGQNDDGNLRAECQRCGDEARDLTVDPPTAEQVLAHASQGSLKDKRQLYGWMQLGRRTPSDIEKVFQEWSRLGPADRMSVMTALAGQVIKELDNE, from the coding sequence GTGAGCGATGGCGTGCGCAGAACGTCTTTGGTGAAGGTGGCCGAGTTCGTGGCCAGCAGGGGGATAGGCAACAAGTTCAGCAAGCTGGACTTGTTCGAAGCCGTGCCCGACGTATCCCAGGCTGATCGCCGCATGCGAGAGCTGCGGCCGATGGGCTGGATCATCGACAACTACAAGGTCAACCCCAACCTGAAGCCGGACGAGTACCTCGTCCGCGAGCTGGGGACCAGGGTCGATCTCGGCGAAGCAGCCCCCAAGACCATCCGTAAAAACATCACGGGCCCCAAGCGCCGTCGCGTCCTGGAACGCGACGGCCACATGTGCCAGGTATGCGGAATCCGTGCCGGTCAGGTCTTCCCCGATGCCCCCGAGCGCGGGGCCATCATGACGATCGGCCACATCATCCCCGTGAAACGCGGAGGGCAGAACGACGATGGCAACTTGCGGGCCGAGTGTCAGCGCTGTGGCGACGAAGCCCGCGACTTGACTGTCGACCCGCCCACGGCTGAGCAGGTGCTCGCGCACGCATCACAGGGCAGCCTGAAGGACAAGCGGCAGCTCTACGGCTGGATGCAACTCGGACGCCGCACTCCTTCCGACATCGAGAAGGTGTTCCAGGAGTGGTCCAGGCTGGGACCCGCTGACCGCATGAGCGTCATGACAGCTCTTGCCGGCCAGGTCATCAAGGAGCTCGACAACGAGTGA
- a CDS encoding YdcF family protein produces MISAQAWEDAQTIWDYHQMHHEPRPCSVAVGLGSHDLGVADTAVDLYRRGMAPLLLFTGATSPTTRERMPRGEAVHYRERALELGVPGSAVLVEPYARNTGENIRFSRAVLEEKGVDVSSVLLISKPYEERRAYATARKLWPEIDIVSASTPMTFTDYADSIGDARLVIDMLVGALQRLLIYPEQGFMVALSVPEDVMAAHNRLCDEGYTSRLVTPQSTSNVRQQQGTAATDEGHPRAS; encoded by the coding sequence GTGATCTCGGCGCAGGCATGGGAAGACGCTCAGACCATCTGGGACTATCACCAGATGCATCACGAACCGCGCCCGTGCTCGGTCGCGGTCGGCCTGGGCAGTCACGACCTGGGCGTAGCCGATACGGCAGTTGACCTCTACCGTCGCGGCATGGCGCCGCTCCTCCTCTTCACTGGAGCGACCAGCCCAACGACCCGGGAGCGCATGCCGCGCGGTGAGGCGGTGCACTACCGGGAACGGGCCCTCGAACTCGGCGTCCCTGGCTCCGCCGTGCTCGTCGAGCCGTACGCGCGCAACACGGGCGAGAACATCCGCTTCAGCCGGGCCGTGCTCGAAGAGAAGGGCGTCGATGTCTCGTCGGTCCTGCTGATCAGCAAGCCCTACGAGGAACGCCGCGCATACGCTACGGCCCGCAAACTGTGGCCGGAAATCGACATCGTGAGCGCGTCCACACCGATGACGTTCACGGACTACGCCGACTCCATCGGGGACGCACGCCTCGTGATTGACATGCTCGTCGGTGCGCTTCAGCGCCTACTGATCTACCCCGAGCAGGGGTTCATGGTGGCCCTATCGGTGCCTGAAGACGTGATGGCGGCCCACAACCGGCTGTGCGACGAGGGGTACACGAGCCGTCTCGTCACACCACAGTCGACATCTAACGTACGCCAACAGCAGGGCACAGCCGCGACCGACGAAGGTCACCCCCGCGCCTCCTGA
- a CDS encoding GntR family transcriptional regulator — protein sequence MAPKWRELADRLAEQIKNGEIAPGKQLPHIRDQVEAGEGSKATVHAAYKALEAEGLVTSSRGHGTVVRPQTPLKRLSIERYDKAKWRDGDEVAFIADRVASGRSYRRGEQTQTVSFVEAPAVVAEAHGLPTGAQVYARARLVKEGEQPTHTLTSYYRPEHVEGTRIVDPTPGPAGRGGGYRVLYDAGYEIDHMREELFARTPTLEETKLLQLPSGEPVVELHRTTYTADGTVVEFAIGVHAASRFTWAYDFKVPDSAHNQKTEEGGPRA from the coding sequence ATGGCGCCCAAGTGGCGAGAGCTGGCGGACCGCCTGGCCGAACAGATCAAGAACGGTGAGATCGCTCCCGGTAAGCAGCTGCCGCACATCAGGGATCAGGTGGAGGCGGGTGAAGGCTCCAAGGCGACCGTTCATGCTGCCTACAAGGCCCTGGAAGCCGAAGGGCTGGTGACCTCGTCACGCGGGCACGGCACCGTCGTACGGCCGCAGACTCCGCTCAAGCGGTTGAGTATCGAGCGGTACGACAAGGCGAAGTGGCGCGACGGCGACGAGGTCGCGTTCATCGCGGACCGCGTCGCGTCAGGACGCTCGTACCGCCGTGGCGAGCAGACGCAGACGGTCAGCTTCGTCGAAGCGCCAGCCGTAGTCGCGGAAGCGCACGGCTTGCCGACCGGCGCCCAGGTCTACGCGCGGGCGCGGCTCGTGAAGGAAGGCGAGCAGCCCACGCACACGCTGACCAGCTACTACCGGCCGGAGCACGTCGAGGGCACGCGAATTGTCGACCCGACCCCCGGCCCTGCTGGTCGCGGGGGCGGCTACCGCGTGCTCTACGACGCGGGTTACGAGATCGATCACATGCGGGAAGAGCTGTTCGCCCGCACGCCGACGCTGGAGGAGACAAAGCTCCTCCAGCTCCCCAGTGGCGAACCCGTCGTGGAGCTCCATCGGACGACGTACACAGCGGATGGCACGGTGGTCGAGTTCGCCATTGGCGTGCACGCCGCGTCCCGCTTCACGTGGGCGTACGACTTCAAGGTGCCCGACAGCGCCCACAACCAGAAGACCGAGGAAGGAGGCCCCCGTGCCTAG
- a CDS encoding DUF6284 family protein — translation MTVNRTVRRLRTVPDEEIGPSAAELDAIEVEWPVIAADVELLDARIAVLDRVPTEVDRQRIRRAHRRLLSARRELANRFGTPEVA, via the coding sequence ATGACTGTCAACCGTACTGTCCGCCGCTTGCGCACTGTCCCCGATGAGGAGATCGGCCCGTCGGCCGCTGAGCTGGACGCGATCGAGGTGGAGTGGCCGGTCATCGCGGCCGATGTGGAGCTGCTGGATGCGCGGATCGCTGTCCTGGACCGCGTCCCGACGGAGGTGGACCGGCAGCGCATCCGCCGCGCTCACCGACGGCTGCTTTCCGCCCGGCGGGAGCTGGCCAACCGGTTTGGTACGCCGGAGGTGGCCTGA
- a CDS encoding DUF6303 family protein — protein MLGEFTAQLATRGGRWRLYVALMDTTEPWPVHDFDRAGPPPTFTERSAVLNRLGFEPFPHTVWVWSETTEDPADASSPVRLIATMAVRSRRAVVV, from the coding sequence ATGCTCGGGGAGTTCACCGCGCAGCTCGCCACACGGGGCGGTCGCTGGCGGCTGTATGTGGCGCTGATGGACACCACCGAGCCGTGGCCCGTCCACGACTTCGACCGCGCCGGGCCGCCGCCGACGTTCACAGAGCGTTCAGCCGTCCTCAACCGGCTCGGGTTCGAGCCCTTCCCGCACACGGTGTGGGTATGGAGTGAGACCACCGAGGACCCTGCCGACGCCAGCTCGCCGGTACGGCTGATCGCCACTATGGCGGTGCGTTCACGCCGGGCGGTGGTCGTGTGA
- a CDS encoding DUF2637 domain-containing protein, with translation MNGVQIRSAERALSVGTWLIVAGAMLYSILTVTPLAAAHTPDEWDWTAPILPLVVDAAVVIVVRLDAVLARLGGNGGRWPVVLRWMTGGMTLALNVADSALNRDLVGVAVHAVAPLLLIVTAETGLAYRRAITAAVTAQEARRRAEQQERERTAAEQREAAVRLAREEREHAAMLAREQREHEALLAREQAEREERARRKEREHREARERSEQQQRERLEREREQARLKREQREREEAQRREREQRERAERERREEAERQERAERERAALLAAGPATEKQPEGRARETVQAAFVAELPVRQAAELCGWSVGWVSTRYQELRDTPQLPGGPTPRALEGATP, from the coding sequence GTGAACGGCGTTCAGATCCGTTCAGCAGAGCGCGCCCTCTCGGTTGGCACGTGGCTGATCGTGGCCGGTGCGATGCTCTATTCGATCCTGACCGTCACCCCGCTCGCCGCGGCCCACACGCCGGATGAGTGGGACTGGACCGCGCCGATTCTGCCTCTGGTGGTTGATGCGGCGGTCGTCATCGTCGTGCGTCTGGATGCGGTGCTGGCCCGTCTTGGCGGCAACGGTGGGCGCTGGCCGGTGGTGCTGCGGTGGATGACCGGCGGCATGACTCTCGCCCTGAACGTCGCGGATTCTGCCTTGAACAGGGACCTGGTGGGCGTCGCCGTGCACGCGGTGGCGCCACTGCTGCTGATCGTCACGGCGGAGACGGGTTTGGCCTACCGCCGCGCCATCACCGCCGCCGTCACCGCCCAGGAAGCCCGCCGCCGGGCCGAACAGCAGGAGCGGGAGCGGACGGCCGCAGAGCAGCGTGAGGCCGCGGTGCGGCTGGCCCGGGAGGAGCGCGAGCACGCCGCGATGCTGGCGCGTGAACAGCGCGAACACGAGGCCCTGCTTGCCCGCGAACAGGCCGAGCGCGAGGAGCGGGCGCGGCGCAAGGAGCGCGAACACCGGGAGGCCCGGGAACGGTCCGAACAGCAGCAGCGTGAACGCCTTGAGCGGGAGCGTGAACAGGCCCGGCTCAAGCGTGAACAGCGCGAGCGGGAAGAGGCGCAGCGCCGCGAACGCGAACAGCGGGAGCGCGCGGAGCGTGAACGCCGTGAGGAGGCCGAGCGGCAGGAGCGGGCCGAGCGTGAACGCGCCGCGCTGCTGGCAGCCGGCCCGGCCACCGAGAAGCAGCCCGAAGGGCGCGCCCGCGAGACCGTGCAGGCCGCCTTCGTTGCGGAACTGCCGGTGCGCCAGGCCGCGGAGTTGTGCGGCTGGTCGGTCGGCTGGGTCTCGACCCGCTACCAGGAACTGCGCGATACACCCCAGCTCCCCGGCGGCCCCACGCCGCGTGCGCTGGAAGGAGCCACCCCGTGA
- a CDS encoding RRQRL motif-containing zinc-binding protein — MVSVYRWRLAPDGMATYRQLRAMGLRPGGQDVAAQIERPRRRRGPLVAYLYRIEDAKPVRPMTPARRRALDAAMTARRTCPTCRAIRPYCIARSLGECVPCADAPRTG, encoded by the coding sequence CTGGTTTCTGTCTACCGGTGGCGTCTGGCCCCGGACGGGATGGCCACCTACCGCCAGCTCCGGGCCATGGGCCTGCGCCCCGGCGGCCAAGACGTGGCCGCGCAGATCGAGCGTCCGCGCCGTCGGCGCGGGCCGCTGGTCGCCTACCTCTACCGCATTGAAGACGCGAAGCCGGTGCGGCCGATGACCCCGGCGCGCCGTCGGGCGCTCGACGCGGCGATGACCGCCCGGCGCACCTGCCCGACCTGCCGCGCGATCCGGCCCTACTGCATCGCCCGCTCACTCGGTGAGTGCGTGCCCTGCGCCGATGCCCCCCGAACTGGATGA
- a CDS encoding NUDIX hydrolase — MPETETIRYTADVVAVTSDGRVLLIERRWDPFEGRWALPGGHVDAGETSRAAAARELAEETGVHVDPVDLRQLGTFDRPDRDPRGRYVTVAYLARVPADTPILAGDDARTAHWWPLTGLPGLAFDHVDIILHAVAAHLR, encoded by the coding sequence ATGCCCGAGACCGAGACCATCCGCTACACCGCCGATGTCGTGGCCGTCACCAGCGATGGCCGTGTCCTGCTCATCGAACGCAGGTGGGACCCCTTCGAGGGGCGCTGGGCCCTGCCCGGTGGGCACGTCGACGCCGGGGAGACGAGCCGTGCGGCGGCTGCCCGCGAGCTGGCTGAGGAGACCGGCGTGCACGTGGACCCCGTCGACCTGCGCCAGCTCGGCACCTTCGACCGGCCTGACCGGGACCCCCGAGGCCGCTACGTCACCGTCGCCTACCTCGCCCGGGTGCCCGCCGACACCCCGATCCTCGCCGGTGACGACGCCCGGACTGCCCATTGGTGGCCACTGACCGGGCTGCCGGGCCTGGCGTTCGACCACGTCGACATCATCCTCCACGCGGTCGCGGCACACCTCCGCTGA
- a CDS encoding single-stranded DNA-binding protein, translating to MAMGETPITIVGNLTSDPELKFTPSGAALARFTVASTPRQFDRTSGQYKDGTAMFMRCSAWRGLAENVAASLAKGHRVVVTGRLRQFDWQTPEGENRSMLAMEVDEIGPSLRFATAEPVKATGDARKPAPADDAWNTAPAAAGGDEPPF from the coding sequence ATGGCCATGGGAGAAACCCCCATCACGATCGTCGGCAACCTGACCAGCGACCCGGAACTGAAGTTCACCCCCAGCGGTGCGGCTCTGGCCCGGTTCACGGTCGCGTCCACACCGCGCCAGTTCGACCGCACCTCGGGCCAGTACAAGGACGGCACCGCGATGTTCATGCGCTGCTCCGCATGGCGCGGCCTGGCCGAGAACGTCGCCGCCTCGCTCGCCAAGGGCCACCGCGTGGTGGTCACGGGGCGGCTGCGCCAGTTCGACTGGCAGACCCCGGAGGGCGAGAACCGCAGCATGCTCGCCATGGAGGTGGATGAGATCGGCCCCAGCCTCCGGTTCGCCACCGCCGAGCCGGTCAAGGCCACCGGGGACGCCAGGAAGCCGGCGCCCGCCGACGACGCCTGGAACACCGCACCGGCCGCGGCCGGTGGCGACGAACCCCCGTTCTGA
- a CDS encoding SAM-dependent methyltransferase has product MTQPTDIRRVRGRRPRLLDLYSCQGGAAKGYADAGFDVVGVDKDPQPRYPYAFVQADALDFVRKHGAGFDFIHASPPCQLDSDCQRIQARTHPDLIAPTRAALQATGRPWVMENVRGALPKLREPVMLCGAMFGLHTYRHRYFETGGGLTLVQPPHPAHTAPQAKMGRPVPEGHFGQYVGNFSGVPQARTVLGVPWMNRDGIRECIPPAYTEHVGRAALAVRLEVAA; this is encoded by the coding sequence ATGACCCAACCCACCGACATCCGGCGAGTGCGCGGCCGACGGCCGCGGCTGCTGGATCTGTACTCCTGCCAGGGCGGCGCCGCCAAGGGCTACGCGGACGCCGGGTTCGATGTCGTCGGCGTCGACAAGGACCCGCAGCCCCGGTACCCGTACGCGTTCGTCCAGGCCGATGCGCTGGACTTCGTGCGCAAGCACGGCGCCGGGTTCGACTTCATCCACGCGTCCCCGCCCTGCCAGCTCGACTCGGACTGCCAGCGCATCCAGGCCCGGACCCACCCCGACCTGATCGCACCCACCCGCGCCGCGCTGCAAGCGACCGGCCGCCCGTGGGTGATGGAGAACGTGCGCGGCGCCCTCCCGAAGCTCCGCGAGCCGGTCATGCTGTGCGGCGCCATGTTCGGCCTGCACACCTACCGGCACCGGTACTTCGAGACCGGCGGCGGCCTCACCCTCGTCCAGCCGCCGCACCCCGCCCACACAGCGCCGCAGGCCAAGATGGGCCGCCCCGTGCCTGAAGGGCACTTCGGGCAGTACGTCGGCAACTTCTCCGGCGTCCCCCAGGCCCGCACCGTGCTCGGAGTGCCGTGGATGAACCGCGACGGCATCCGCGAATGCATCCCCCCGGCCTACACCGAGCACGTCGGCCGTGCGGCCCTGGCGGTCCGGCTGGAGGTGGCGGCATGA